A window of the Podospora bellae-mahoneyi strain CBS 112042 chromosome 6, whole genome shotgun sequence genome harbors these coding sequences:
- the SPC19 gene encoding DASH complex subunit spc19 (EggNog:ENOG503P35N; COG:S), with protein MAYQSYQQRQHSYASCVTSLRTSLSYLQSSVSTLDAGISDFPRLTSLLKTVRHYELIPQPTLAAAEVSLRDEIGPFISLLLDRAEKNIDRQARRIETLKARAELNAGRLSHYTSEGASSAQQERQRRQQEREREKKLKAARSGRLDGSAALRAKVVAQRKEALKYSVERLEMEVQQKERELRKRLERH; from the coding sequence TCGTGCGTTACCTCACTCCGAACCTCACTCTCCTACCTTCAATCCTCCGTTTCCACCCTCGACGCTGGCATCTCCGACTTTCCCCGCCTAACATCCCTCCTCAAGACCGTCCGCCACTACGAGCTCATCCCCCAGCCCACCCTGGCCGCCGCGGAAGTCTCTCTCCGCGATGAGATCGGGCCCTTCATCTCGCTGCTTCTCGACCGCGCCGAAAAGAACATTGACCGCCAAGCAAGAAGAATAGAAACGCTCAAAGCCAGAGCCGAGCTAAACGCCGGGAGGCTGTCGCACTACACTTCCGAGGGTGCCAGCTCCGCCCAGCAGGAAAGACAGAGGCGTCAGCAGGAGAGAGagcgggagaagaagctgaaggcAGCACGATCGGGCAGGTTGGATGGGTCAGCGGCGCTGAGGGCCAAGGTGGTGGCGCAGAGGAAGGAAGCGCTCAAGTACAgcgtggagaggttggaaaTGGAGGTGcagcagaaggagagggagctgaggaagaggctTGAGAGACATTGA